The following coding sequences lie in one Sorghum bicolor cultivar BTx623 chromosome 6, Sorghum_bicolor_NCBIv3, whole genome shotgun sequence genomic window:
- the LOC8073575 gene encoding pentatricopeptide repeat-containing protein At1g62350, whose product MSILLSPACSSLRLHQIRYGAHRRIAAAMTITMRDRGKNRKPTQRGRYLSTEAIQAVQSLKRAARRSAPSASTAATVEPKLRRLLKTDMVAVFRELAAQGEALLAFQVFEEIRKEHWYKPRLLWYVDLVTVLASKGLRIEVDRACSYLKKEQLEPDTEGFNLLLKELLDAGFTQLTMDCFRLMKLWDSDPDRITYTTLIKGLESLGKMELSAGIRLEAENDYGSLDFLDEVEIDEACRSSS is encoded by the exons ATGTCGATACTCCTCTCACCCGCCTGTTCATCATTACGCCTACACCAAATCCGTTATGGCGCTCACCGGAGGATTGCGGCTGCCATGACCATCACGATGCGGGACCGTGGCAAGAACCGGAAGCCCACACAGCGTGGGCGGTACCTCAGCACAGAGGCCATCCAGGCCGTCCAGTCCCTCAAGCGCGCCGCACGGCGCAGTGCCCCCTCTGCATCCACTGCTGCCACGGTGGAGCCCAAGCTGCGACGCCTCCTCAAGACAGACATGGTCGCTGTCTTCCGCGAGCTTGCCGCGCAGGGTGAGGCGCTCTTGGCCTTCCAG GTCTTTGAGGAAATTCGGAAGGAGCATTGGTACAAACCTAGGTTGCTTTGGTATGTAGATCTTGTTACAGTGCTTGCAAGCAAAGGTTTGCGGATTGAGGTCGACAGAGCCTGTTCATATCTGAAGAAGGAACAGTTAGAACCTGATACAGAAGGTTTCAATCTGCTTCTGAAGGAACTCCTAGATGCTGGGTTCACACAATTAACAATGGACTGTTTCCGTCTAATGAAATTGTGGGACAGTGATCCTGACAGGATAACATATACAACATTGATCAAAGGTCTTGAATCCCTAGGAAAGATGGAGCTATCTGCTGGTATTCGGTTGGAGGCAGAAAATGATTACGGTTCCTTGGACTTCCTCGATGAAGTGGAGATCGATGAGGCTTGCAGAAGTAGTTCTTAA
- the LOC8058709 gene encoding 2-oxoglutarate-dependent dioxygenase DAO, whose translation MAEIPVIDLRLAGSSREESARLRAACERLGCFRVTGHGVPAGLLAEMKAAVRALFDLPDDAKRRNADVIPGSGYVPPSAANPLYEAFGLLDAAAPADVDAFCARLDAPPHVRETVKAYAEKMHDVIVGVAGELASSLGLEKHSFQDWPCQFRINRYNYTQETVGSSGVQTHTDSGFLTVLQEDECVGGLEVLDPATGEFVPVDPVAGSFVVNIGDVGTAWSNGRLHNVKHRVRCVAPVPRISVAMFLLAPKDDGVSAPEAFVDEDHPRRYKAFNYDDYRRLRLSTGERAGEALARMAA comes from the exons ATGGCGGAGATCCCGGTGATCGACCTGCGCCTCGCCGGCTCGTCGCGCGAGGAGTCCGCGCGGCTGCGTGCCGCGTGCGAGCGCCTGGGCTGCTTCCGGGTGACCGGCCACGGCGTGCCCGCGGGGCTGCTGGCCGAGATGAAGGCCGCCGTGCGCGCGCTCTTCGACCTCCCCGACGACGCCAAGCGCCGCAACGCCGACGTCATCCCCGGCAGCGGCTACGTGCCGCCCAGCGCCGCCAACCCGCTCTACGAggccttcgggctcctcgacgcCGCCGCGCCCGCCGACGTCGACGCCTTCTGCGCGCGCCTCGACGCGCCGCCCCACGTCAG GGAGACCGTCAAGGCCTACGCGGAGAAGATGCACGACGTGATCGTTGGCGTCGCCGGCGAGCTGGCCTCCAGCCTGGGGCTGGAGAAGCACTCGTTCCAGGACTGGCCGTGCCAGTTCCGCATCAACCGGTACAACTACACGCAGGAGACGGTGGGCTCCTCCGGCGTGCAGACCCACACGGACTCGGGCTTCCTCACCGTGCTCCAGGAGGACGAGTGCGTGGGCGGCCTCGAGGTGCTGGACCCCGCCACCGGCGAGTTCGTGCCCGTGGACCCCGTCGCGGGCTCCTTCGTCGTCAACATCGGCGACGTCGGCACG GCGTGGAGCAACGGGAGGCTGCACAACGTGAAGCACCGGGTGCGGTGCGTCGCGCCCGTGCCCCGCATCTCCGTCGCCATGTTCCTGCTCGCGCCCAAGGACGACGGCGTGAGCGCGCCGGAGGCGTTCGTCGACGAGGACCACCCGCGCCGGTACAAGGCGTTCAACTACGACGACTACCGCAGGCTCCGGCTGTCCACCGGCGAGCGCGCAGGCGAGGCGCTCGCGCGGATGGCGGCGTGA